The DNA region GTCTACCCCGAGCTGCGCTGGCTGGACCGTTTCGACACGGCCGTGCCGGTGCTGCTGGCCGTCGCCCTGTTCGGGCTGGGCAAGCTCCTGCACTATCTGGCTCCCGGCCTGGGTACGGACGGCTGGCAAATGCTGGTCTGGGGATTCTTCATCTCCACCACCGTGCTGTTTCACGCCACGGTCACGATCAACTCACTGGCTCATCGTTATGGGCGCCGGCGTTTCGAGACCCGTGACGACAGCCGCAACAACCTCTGGCTGGCCCTGATCACCTTCGGCGAGGGCTGGCACAACAACCACCACTTTTTCCCGGGCACCGTTCGTCAGGGCTTTCGCTGGTGGGAGGTCGACATGACGTACTACGGCCTGGTCGCCATGTCGTGGCTGGGTCTGGTCCGTGACCTGAAGCCGATTCCCGCGTGGGTCGCGGCAAAGGCGAGGGGCTGACATGCGCGTGGCCGTTGTGGGATCGGGTATCGCCGGACTGGCTTCCGCCTGGCTGCTGTCGCGACGTCATGAGGTCACGCTGTTCGAGGCCAACGATTATCCCGGCGGCCACACCCATACGCACCGGGTGAGCCAGGCGGGTCGCGAATACGCGGTGGATACCGGCTTCATCGTGCACAACCGGGCGCACTATCCGCTGTTGTCGGCGTTCTTCGACGAACTCGGCGTGGCGACCCGGCCGACGACGATGAGCTTTTCGGTCCGCAACGATGCCACGGGCCTCGAGTACAACGCGACCACGCTGGACACGTTGTTCTGCCAGCGGCGCAATCTGGTGTCGCTGCGCTTCCTCGGGATGCTCAGGGACCTGGCGCGGTTCTATCGCGAAGCGCCGCGCCTGCTCGATGTGCCTGGCGAAGGCCCCGCGCTGGGGGCGTACCTCGAAGCCCATGGTTACGGCGAAGCCTTTCGTGATGAGCACCTGGTGCCCATGGCCTGCGCGCTGTGGTCGTCGCCGTCGTCGTCGATCCTCGGCTTCCCGGCGAAGTACCTCGTCAAGTTCATGGCCAATCACCACATGCTCCGGCTGACCGACCGGCCGGAGTGGCGCGTGGTCGAAGGCGGTTCGCGCACGTACGTCGACGCGTTGCGCTCACGCTGGGACGTACGGGAGCGCCTGAATACGCCGGTGGTCGGTGTTCGTCGCCACGACGATACTGTCGAAGTCGTGACGCACGCGGGCACGGAAGCTTTCGACGAACTCGTGCTGGCCTGCCATAGCGACCAGGCGCTGGCGCTGCTCGGCGACGCCGATGCGGTCGAGCGATCCGTGCTTGGCGCCATGACGTATCAGGCCAACGATACCGTGCTGCACACGGATGCCTCACTGCTGCCGAGGTCGCGCAAGGCGTGGGCCGCCTGGAACGCTTTCGTCCCCGCGGAAACGGGTGCCGCATGCACCGTCAGCTATTGCATGAACCTGCTGCAAGGCATCGATTCGCCCGATCCGTTCGTCGTGACGCTCAACCGGACCGGCGCGATCGACCCGGCGCGCATCCTGCGGCGCATGAGTTACCACCATCCGGTCTACACACACGCTTCGGTCGCCGCTCAGTCCCGCAAGGACGAGATCCAGGGCCAGCGTCGCACCTGGTTCGCCGGGGCTTACTGGGGCTGGGGCTTCCACGAGGACGGCATGCGCAGCGCGGTCGAACTCTCGCACGACTTCGAGCGCGTGGCGGCGCTACGTCGCGAGGCTATGGCATGACCGGTCGCTTCGCCAGCGCGATCTACGAAGGCGTGGTGACACACCATCGCCACGCGCCTCACGACCATGCATTCACCTACCGCATGGCGCAGGTGTACCT from Luteibacter mycovicinus includes:
- a CDS encoding NAD(P)/FAD-dependent oxidoreductase; translated protein: MRVAVVGSGIAGLASAWLLSRRHEVTLFEANDYPGGHTHTHRVSQAGREYAVDTGFIVHNRAHYPLLSAFFDELGVATRPTTMSFSVRNDATGLEYNATTLDTLFCQRRNLVSLRFLGMLRDLARFYREAPRLLDVPGEGPALGAYLEAHGYGEAFRDEHLVPMACALWSSPSSSILGFPAKYLVKFMANHHMLRLTDRPEWRVVEGGSRTYVDALRSRWDVRERLNTPVVGVRRHDDTVEVVTHAGTEAFDELVLACHSDQALALLGDADAVERSVLGAMTYQANDTVLHTDASLLPRSRKAWAAWNAFVPAETGAACTVSYCMNLLQGIDSPDPFVVTLNRTGAIDPARILRRMSYHHPVYTHASVAAQSRKDEIQGQRRTWFAGAYWGWGFHEDGMRSAVELSHDFERVAALRREAMA